A region from the Tachyglossus aculeatus isolate mTacAcu1 chromosome 5, mTacAcu1.pri, whole genome shotgun sequence genome encodes:
- the CCAR2 gene encoding cell cycle and apoptosis regulator protein 2 — protein sequence MSQFKRQRVSPLPGGRTFSGSVSTSLLGPPPGLLTPPVASDLSQNARHLQGGEKQRVFTGIVTSLHDYFGVVDEEVFFQLSVVKGRLPQLGEKVLVKAAYNPGQAVPWNAVKVQTLSNQPLLKSPAPPLLHVAALGQKQGILGAQPQLIFQPHRIPPLFPQKPLSLFQTSHALHLSHLSRFPARGPHGRVDQARSDDYDSRKRKQRSAGESWGSKKPRHDLPPYRVHLTPYTVDSPSCDFLELQRRYRTLLVPPDFMVVHLSWLSAFPLGQPFSLHAPSRIQVSSGKEPGPGPAAEVVPADASPSYIAKVLLLSTPGLEELYRCGLLFVDDAAEPRESLEAPLKQIKFLLGQKEDEAVLVGGEWSPSLDGPNPEADPQVLVHTAIRWTRAQTGIDLSNCTKWCRVAEFQYLQMGPPQRQQTVVVFLPDVWSLMPPLEEWEALCQQKAAEAARPPQEAPEAAAAGAAEPAAETSQQAADVSRRALDASEQGEEAARREAEDSEPTPQQEEEAPPPEAPSPPLKPAIIAQPGCINLSLYTLLEDRRPKERLSFEVALLAEMFQEMLQRDFGYRIYKMLLTLPEKAAPPPEPEKEEAAKESKEEGQNEVPPEGRDEGVTAEPDAASKEDGLLPKPPASGEEEEEKPRGDAPVELCDLSLDAELMLLRDEVEEEFAGAKLEDAEVRSVASNQSEMEYPSLQDMPKGLDPSAVLPLDCLLAFMYFDANLCGYLHRRDLEKILLTLGLRLSAEQAKLLVSRVVTQNICQYRSLQYSRHESLDGGGPEEVPPLGNPEQAPARGQGAKPGAPAEQGGLVSHNGSLIHVGNLLQRAEQRDSGRLYLENKIHSLELKLEEAHSRFSATESTNKALAADVQELRSRLAEAEETARAAERQKGQLQRLLQEFRRRLSPLQLELQRLSEKADGWVEKEEPAPSN from the exons GTTCTGTCTCTACATCTCTCCTGGGCCCCCCGCCGGGTTTGCTCACCCCTCCCGTTGCTTCAGACCTGTCGCAGAATGCCAGGCACCTGCAG ggaggggagaaacagagggTCTTCACTGGCATCGTCACCAGCCTGCATGACTATTTTGGGGTGGTGGATGAAGAAGTCTTCTTTCAGCTGAG CGTGGTGAAGGGCAGGCTGCCCCAGCTGGGTGAAAAGGTGTTGGTGAAGGCCGCGTACAACCCTGGCCAGGCGGTACCTTGGAATGCCGTCAAAGTGCAGACGCTCTCCAACCAG CCTCTCCTGAAGTCCCCAGCACCCCCACTTCTGCATGTGGCGGCCCTGGGTCAGAAGCAAGGCATCTTAGGAGCCCAGCCCCAGCTGATCTTCCAGCCACATCggatccctcccctctttccccagaagc cgctgagtCTCTTCCAGACGTCCCACGCACTGCACCTGAGCCACCTGAGCAGATTCCCTGCCCGGGGCCCTCACGGCCGAGTGGACCAGGCCCGAAG CGACGACTACGACTCCAGGAAGCGCAAGCAACGGTCGGCTGGAGAGTCCTGGGGCTCTAAGAAGCCGAGGCATGACCTGCCCCCGTATCGAGTCCATCTCACTCCCTACACTGTGGACAG CCCCTCCTGTGACTTCCTGGAGCTGCAGCGCCGCTACCGCACGCTTCTCGTGCCCCCCGACTTCATGGTCGTGCACCTGAGCTGGCTGTCGGCCTTCCCTCTGGGCCAGCCCTTCTCGCTGCACGCCCCCAGTCGCATCCAGGTCTCCTCGGGGAaggagccgggcccgggccccgccgccgaGGTGGTTCCGGCCGACGCCAGTCCTTCCTACATCGCCAAG GTGCTGCTGCTGTCCACGCCGGGACTGGAAGAACTCTACCGCTGCGGCCTGCTGTTCGTGGACGACGCGGCGGAGCCAAGGGAGAGTCTCGAGGCCCCCTTGAAGCAGATTAAG TTCCTCTTGGGGCAGAAGGAGGACGAGGCAGTGCTGGTTGGGGGAGAGTGGTCGCCCTCCCTGGACGGCCCCAACCCTGAGGCCGACCCCCAGGTTCTGGTCCACACCGCCATCCGCTGGACCAGAGCTCAGACGGGGATCGACTTGAGTAACTGCACAAAGTG GTGTCGCGTGGCCGAGTTCCAGTACCTGCAGATGGGGCCCCCGCAGCGGCAGCAGACGGTGGTGGTGTTCCTGCCCGACGTCTGGTCCCTCATGCCCCCGCTGGAGGAGTGGGAGGCCCTGTGCCAGCAGAAGGCGGCCGAGGCGGCCCGTCCTCCCCAGGAGGCCCCCGAG GCGGCGGCAGCGGGGGCCGCCGAACCGGCGGCCGAGACCTCCCAGCAGGCCGCGGACGTCTCCAGACGGGCCCTGGACGCTTCCgaacagggagaggaggcagcCCGCCGGGAAGCGGAGGATTCCGAGCCCACTCCCCAGCAGGAAGAGGAGGCCCCTCCCCCAGAAGCCCCTTCGCCCCCTCTGAAACCCGCCATCATAGCACAGCCTGGCTGTATCAACCTCTCTCTCTACACCCTCCTGGAAGATCGGAGGCCTAAAGAGAGACTCTCCTTTGAG GTGGCCCTCCTGGCGGAGATGTTCCAGGAGATGCTGCAGCGCGACTTTGGCTACCGGATCTACAAGATGCTGCTGACCCTGCCCGAGAAAGCGGCTCCCCCGCCGGAGCCTGAGAAGGAAGAAGCGGCGAAGGAgtcgaaggaggaggggcagaatgAGGTTCCGCCGGAGGGGCGAGATGAAGGGGTGACGGCGGAGCCGGACGCCGCGTCG AAGGAGGATGGGCTCTTGCCCAAGCCGCCAGCCTctggtgaagaggaagaggagaagccacGGGGGGACGCGCCTGTGGAACTGTGTGACCTGAGCCTGGATGCCGAACTGATGCTTCTGAGggatgaagtggaggaggagtTCG cGGGGGCAAAGCTAGAAGACGCCGAGGTGCGATCTGTCGCCTCGAACCAGTCGGAGATGGAATACCCCTCCCTCCAGGACATG cccaagGGATTGGACCCTTCCGCCGTCCTGCCCCTCGACTGCCTGCTTGCCTTCATGTATTTCGACGCCAACCTCTGCGGCTACCTGCACCGGCGGGACCTGGAGAAGATCCTCCTCACGCTGGGGCTCCGGCTCAGCGCGGAGCAG GCTAAGCTGCTGGTGAGCCGGGTGGTGACGCAGAACATCTGCCAGTACCGGAGCCTGCAGTACAGCCGCCACGAGAGCCTGGACGGCGGGGGTCCGGAGGAGGTCCCCCCGTTGG GAAACCCGGAGCAGGCTCCCGCCCGCGGCCAGGGCGCCAAGCCGGGCGCCCCGGCCGAGCAGGGAGGCCTCGTGTCCCACAACGGCAGCCTCATCCACGTGGGGAACCTGCTGCAGCGGGCCGAGCAGCGGGACAGCGGGAGGCTCTACCTGGAGAACAAGATTCACAGCCTGGAGCTGAAACTGG AGGAGGCCCACAGCCGTTTCTCGGCCACAgagagcaccaacaaagcgctggCGGCGGACGTGCAGGAACTGCGGTCGCGGCTGGCGGAGGCCGAGGAGACGGCCCGCGCGGCCGAGCGGCAGAAGGGCCAGCTCCAGCGGCTGCTGCAGGAGTTCAGGAGGCGCCTGTCCCCCCTGCAGCTCGAGCTGCAGCGCCTGTCCGAGAAG GCCGACGGCTGGGTAGAGAAAGAGGAGCCGGCGCCGAGCAACTGA